In Formosa haliotis, the sequence TTAAAGCTTTGCTATACGCTTCAAAACCATATAATCTACCAATAGCTGTCGCTTTTAGCAAATCGAATTTCGCTACAATATCGTCGCCTTCAAAATTGTGAATATTTTCCTCGCAAAGTGCAATTACCTCAGCATAATTTTGAGAGTCAAATAATTCGTGTACAATTTTATAAGTATTCTCCGGACTGTTTAAATCTTCTGCTACAGCCTGATCTGGATTACTTAAAATTTCGGCATAACGCGAATCGGAATGATTGGTAATAATGTCGGTTTTAAGAATTTCGGCTTCACCGCGTTGCCCTAACAATTCGTAATCTTTATATAAATTATATTTTGCAGGAACAATTAATCGGTCTTCCGGATTATTATTTAAAAGTGCTTGTAATTTGGTTTTAGACAACTCGTAATCGCTAAATTTTTCCTTGTAAATTACGCCCAATTGAAAATAGGCATAATTACGTTCTTTAGCGATACTGTCTATAATTTTTTCGTCGGTAGGAATTTGATCGATATAGAATTGAGTTTGATAGATATCGGCATCTAAATCGACACCCGCAACTGCAGCAGCCCCTATAGGCGCATTAGAAGCTGAAAAATTCATGTTAGACCAACGCCAATTATCTTCATTTTTTCTATCGCCCCAATTTTTAATAAATTCATTTTTACCATAAGCGGCCGTTGTGGTATTATAAAAATAAAATGTGCTTGCATTTTTAGCGGCATTACCTCGATCTTGAAACGCCGGACTTTTAGTATCGACGTTAAAATCGTTATTAGAACTTAGCATTTCTTGAGTACGTAACTCAGCTTCTTGGCGCTGACGTTCTAACTCGGCTTGAAGTCTTAATTTTTCGGTATAGGCTTCAAAATATGCTAATCTGTCGGCCTCGGGTAAGTTTACTAAATGTAAAATACTATCATCTACTTTAGCAATTTCTTCATAATAAATAACATCGACTAAATTATCGCGTTCACGCTTTATAGTCCTGTATGGTTTAGAGTCTACCTTAAGATTTGTAAGCGTACTATCGTAATAAGCGCCAGCAGTTTTATACTCGGCATTATCAAAACTTAAATCGCCTAAAATCTCGTAGTTTCTAGCGTTTAATTGCTTATCGTCTTGTTGGGTACGCAACGATTTATTGTAATAAGCCACTCCTAAAGAGTCGTTATTTGTGGCCAAATAAAACTCTCCTACTTGATGATAAATCCGACCTAAATACGGGCGATTTTCTCGATCTTCTTCCAGCTCTGCTAAAGTTTCAGAAAACACAAGTTTATCACCCGTTTCGTAATCGAAATTCTTGGCTTTTTCTACATAAGCACCGATATAATAGTCTCTCGGAATTTTTCGATGCATCTCTATAATACGATCGAAAGTAACATTGGCACTATCTTTATACCCCAAACTATTATAAAGCTGTCCCTTTATAAATAAATACCGACCGCGTTCCTCGTGTTTAGGTGTAGCATCTGCAGCAATTTCTAAATAGGTAATGGCGGTATCTACAACTTTAGTATTTAAATACGCTTGTGCTAAGGTAGATGTAGCATCTGCTAACTCTTGTCCGTGTAGATTTTCAAGTCTAAGTAAGCGCTTTAAATTTTTAATAGCCAATTCATCGTTATCTAAACGCATATTGGTTTTTTCCCGCCATACACGAGCCACATTAATTTTATCGCTTAACGGATATTTGTAAAGAATATAGTTTAAAGCTTCTAAAGCTGGCACAAAGCGTTGGTCGAAATATCTGGCTTTACCCAATAGCAAATAAGCCTCGTCCATTTTAGGGTTTTTCTCTTTCCCTTTAATGTTCATGGAGTGTTTCTGAATGGCTTTTACAGCTTTCTCCTCGGCTCTTGCAAAATTTTCGTTTTTAGATTGCCCTGGCAGCATAACATCTTCGGTAAAATCTAGACGTTCTACCGGAAGGATCTCCCAATAATTATCGCGATACTCTTCATTAAGGCGTTCACGGCCTTCCTCTAAAGCAATGTTACCATTATAAAGTGTGTTATATTCTGTCGTTATTGCATGATAATTTCTACTTATAAATTTGTCCTTTTTTCTAGAACAGTTTACGAATATAAATGCAGAAACACATGCTATAAAAATAACCTTAAAAGATGTCTTCAACGTTGGGATATTTATTCTAATAAATAACTATAAACTCTCGCTATTATTATGCTAATGCGTAAAAATAAGCATCTTTTTTAATTAACCTATAAAAATGGAATGAGTTTTAGATTTCTACAGTACCAGCAAAATAAGATTCTAAAGTTTTAAGTGTCTCACTACTAGTAACCATATCTTTAACAATTTCGCCCTTTTCTAGTAACACAATACGCTCGCAAACATCGGTTACATGCATTAAATCATGACTCGAAACAAGTACGGTAACCCCATTTTGTTCGGCTAAATCTTTAATAATTTTTTTAAGTTTAATTTGTGTTGTAGGATCTAGATTTGCAAAAGGCTCGTCTAGAATAATAACTTCTGGATTTCCTATTAAAGCACCTACAATCCCTGCTTTTTTCTGATTTCCTTTACTTAAATCTCTTAGGTATTTCTTTTGATTTAAGATTTCACCGTGAAAAAAATCTTCAAACTGACTAACATGCGCATCAACATCTGCTTTAGATTGTCCGCGTAAATCACCAATAAAATAAAAATATTCTTCGGCAGTTAAATATCCTATTAAAAAGGTTTCATCTATAAAGGCTGAAGTAAACGGTTTCCAAGCTTCGCTTTCGTTTACTAAAACATCGTTATTATTAATAAATCCTGTAGTTGGGGGAATTAAATCTAATAATAAACTAAAATACGTGGTTTTACCCGCGCCGTTATTACCTACTAATCCTAAACTTTGTCCTTTCGGAATTTCTAAATGATTTATATTAAGTACTGTCGTGCCGTTATATTTTTTGGTAAGTTGCTCTGTGATTATCATAAGGGTTGTAATTTAATCTATTAGTGTTTTTCTGAATATGCCTGAATGGTTTTATACTTTCCTTTTTGGTAAATCTTATCTATTTGTATTAAGAAGAACGGTCTAAAAAGAATTCCGATTACACCACTTAAACTAAGCACTAAAAGGCCAGCATTGAAGTTTATTAATTTATAAGGCACATAAAATAATAACATGGGTAACACAAATTTTGGGATGGCGATTAACATTTGTACCGGATTAAAACCTTGGGTATTACTAAAGGCTTTTGCTTTTACATTTAACTCGATAGGCATTCTATTTAAAGCACCCCCAAACAAAGTTATATACGAATTTAAGCCCACGTTAAATAAGGCTCCGGCTATAATCATTCCAAATATTTTCCAGCCAAAATACAAATAAGGCGTACTAAGCACGAACGAAATTAAAACGGCCACAGACAGTAAATACCACTTAGATTCTAAATAGGTTTTATACTGAATATTCTGACTCATTAAAAACTTATAATATTCACTATCCCAAGACGGGATTAATTGCCCAAACGACATTAAAAAACCGCCAGTTACAAACATAGCCGCAAAAGCCAAGATGGCCGGTTTGTCTTGGTATGCCGAATTGGTAAAGAAAATAACCCCATAAAATAAAAACATAAACGACATCATAACCACCTGTTTAGGTCGTTTATTTCTCCAAATAAGTTTAATATCGTTTTTTAAGAAAGGTGCCATCGTACCAAAACGATCGACCCACGATAAATCTGCAGCTTGTACTTCCTTAACTTTTTTAGACACTACATTATCTAGGTAAAAGCCTTTTCTAATAAAATTATAATTTAAAAGATACAACCCTATGCTAGCCAAAAGCGGAATAATTACCAATAAAGGCTGCGCATACAAGGTATTTAACGCTGCACCAATAGGTTCTGAAATTTTAAAAATTCCATAAAATTCCAATCCGATAAACAGTAACAGCACAGCTACAACAACATAAAAGATGGTGTTATTTTTATTGATTAAAAAATTTATAAAATTGTTACAATAAGTTATGCATACCAATCCTAAAAGCCAAGGAATTACATGAGATGCAGGATACCCATTAATTATAAGAACCACCGAAAAAGGGATAAACATAATGAGTGGTAACATATTAAAAAACGAAAACAAGGTTTTACCTAATAAGAAATGAATAACTTTACTACGCTTTATAGGCAAAAGCATTAATGGTTTTACATTTATTACCGGAAGTTGTTGCATAAAAAACCGGAATACCAAGTCGAAAAGAAACCAATAAATAAGGTAATTATTTACAATCACTAACGGATCGGCTTCTGGCATATTCTTTTTAATTATATAATAAACTCCGACTCCTACAGACAAGGCAATGGCGGAAAAATACAAGACGACTAGCGCCAACATAATTTTAATAAATACGCTTTTTTTAAAGTAAGCTGCCCTAGTAAATTGCTTCCATTCTAGGGATAAAAAGTGTTTAATCATAGCGATGGGTGGTTGGTTAATTTAAATATTGGTAGGTTTCTAGTTAAAAAAGTTACACAAAATATCTTTTATATTCTGCTTTTAAATACTTGGTTATATTTTTAGGCACAACTACAAGTAAGATATAGCTTAGAATACCAAAACTAACTAAAACTAAGCAAAGTAGCGCAAATTTTATAGGTTCTAAACTAACATTCTCTGGGGTTATTCTTGGAATAATTTGAATAAAAACACCAACTACACCACACATACCACCTAATTGCAATAACACGTCTTGATATAACCACTTTTTGCCTGTGGTTTTCTGCTCTTCTTTTATAGACTTATTAATTTGAGTTAATTTAACAATAACAACACTAAAGAAAACAACAAACATAAATACTAAAGTATAATCTAAATACGGTGTGTATTTTAATATTGCGTAGGTTATACAGTATATGC encodes:
- a CDS encoding ABC transporter ATP-binding protein, which encodes MIITEQLTKKYNGTTVLNINHLEIPKGQSLGLVGNNGAGKTTYFSLLLDLIPPTTGFINNNDVLVNESEAWKPFTSAFIDETFLIGYLTAEEYFYFIGDLRGQSKADVDAHVSQFEDFFHGEILNQKKYLRDLSKGNQKKAGIVGALIGNPEVIILDEPFANLDPTTQIKLKKIIKDLAEQNGVTVLVSSHDLMHVTDVCERIVLLEKGEIVKDMVTSSETLKTLESYFAGTVEI
- a CDS encoding DUF5687 family protein, translated to MIKHFLSLEWKQFTRAAYFKKSVFIKIMLALVVLYFSAIALSVGVGVYYIIKKNMPEADPLVIVNNYLIYWFLFDLVFRFFMQQLPVINVKPLMLLPIKRSKVIHFLLGKTLFSFFNMLPLIMFIPFSVVLIINGYPASHVIPWLLGLVCITYCNNFINFLINKNNTIFYVVVAVLLLFIGLEFYGIFKISEPIGAALNTLYAQPLLVIIPLLASIGLYLLNYNFIRKGFYLDNVVSKKVKEVQAADLSWVDRFGTMAPFLKNDIKLIWRNKRPKQVVMMSFMFLFYGVIFFTNSAYQDKPAILAFAAMFVTGGFLMSFGQLIPSWDSEYYKFLMSQNIQYKTYLESKWYLLSVAVLISFVLSTPYLYFGWKIFGMIIAGALFNVGLNSYITLFGGALNRMPIELNVKAKAFSNTQGFNPVQMLIAIPKFVLPMLLFYVPYKLINFNAGLLVLSLSGVIGILFRPFFLIQIDKIYQKGKYKTIQAYSEKH
- a CDS encoding tetratricopeptide repeat protein, which codes for MKTSFKVIFIACVSAFIFVNCSRKKDKFISRNYHAITTEYNTLYNGNIALEEGRERLNEEYRDNYWEILPVERLDFTEDVMLPGQSKNENFARAEEKAVKAIQKHSMNIKGKEKNPKMDEAYLLLGKARYFDQRFVPALEALNYILYKYPLSDKINVARVWREKTNMRLDNDELAIKNLKRLLRLENLHGQELADATSTLAQAYLNTKVVDTAITYLEIAADATPKHEERGRYLFIKGQLYNSLGYKDSANVTFDRIIEMHRKIPRDYYIGAYVEKAKNFDYETGDKLVFSETLAELEEDRENRPYLGRIYHQVGEFYLATNNDSLGVAYYNKSLRTQQDDKQLNARNYEILGDLSFDNAEYKTAGAYYDSTLTNLKVDSKPYRTIKRERDNLVDVIYYEEIAKVDDSILHLVNLPEADRLAYFEAYTEKLRLQAELERQRQEAELRTQEMLSSNNDFNVDTKSPAFQDRGNAAKNASTFYFYNTTTAAYGKNEFIKNWGDRKNEDNWRWSNMNFSASNAPIGAAAVAGVDLDADIYQTQFYIDQIPTDEKIIDSIAKERNYAYFQLGVIYKEKFSDYELSKTKLQALLNNNPEDRLIVPAKYNLYKDYELLGQRGEAEILKTDIITNHSDSRYAEILSNPDQAVAEDLNSPENTYKIVHELFDSQNYAEVIALCEENIHNFEGDDIVAKFDLLKATAIGRLYGFEAYSKALNDVALTYPNLPEGQRAEELTRNVLPNLENDTFADNEEGKRFNVIFQFENTSDKDIALFVEKLDKQLEKVKYYELSSSKDLYSPTITFVVVHGFSNLVVAEGFKDLFKKNDKNRIKKTYFVMSSANYQVLQIHKNLDSYLNQTQ